A DNA window from Candidatus Protochlamydia naegleriophila contains the following coding sequences:
- the dinB gene encoding DNA polymerase IV codes for MKTRKIIHIDMDAFYASVEMRDDPSLALRPIAVGGSPDGRGVISTANYLARKFGVRSAIPSWKAKQLCPDLIILPTNFDKYKRESRAIHEIFHAFTDIIEPLSLDEAFLDVTEVEALGGSATLIAQDIRRRIWEERHLTASAGVAPNKFLAKVASDWNKPNGIFVITPKEIEGFVKDLPVDQIFGIGHVTAKKLHALNLYTCEDLQQLELTTLHDYFGSRAWTLYELCRGIDNRSVMTDRLRKSLSVESTFMQDLQTPQDCLEQVPDLYQRLMVRYEKISGNYHSKKPFVKIKFADFMTTTVESSLYKAFDISTYEALIRTGWERKKTAVRLLGIGMSLSSGEEIQLTLF; via the coding sequence ATGAAGACAAGAAAAATTATTCACATTGACATGGATGCTTTTTATGCATCGGTGGAGATGCGCGATGATCCATCGCTTGCTTTGCGGCCGATTGCTGTTGGAGGGAGCCCAGACGGACGGGGAGTCATTTCCACTGCCAATTATTTAGCGCGTAAATTTGGCGTCCGCTCTGCCATACCATCTTGGAAGGCTAAACAGCTTTGCCCCGACCTCATCATTCTTCCAACCAATTTTGATAAATACAAACGCGAAAGCCGGGCCATTCATGAAATTTTTCATGCTTTTACCGACATCATCGAGCCGCTCTCTTTAGATGAGGCTTTTTTGGATGTGACCGAAGTAGAGGCATTAGGAGGCAGTGCGACTTTAATAGCACAAGACATTCGCAGGCGCATTTGGGAAGAGCGGCATTTGACCGCATCCGCAGGGGTGGCTCCTAATAAATTTTTGGCTAAGGTGGCAAGCGATTGGAACAAACCTAATGGAATCTTCGTCATTACGCCAAAGGAGATTGAGGGATTTGTGAAAGATCTGCCTGTGGACCAAATTTTTGGCATCGGTCATGTGACAGCCAAAAAATTACACGCTCTTAATCTCTATACTTGTGAAGACTTGCAGCAATTAGAGTTGACGACCCTGCATGATTATTTTGGCAGCCGGGCATGGACTCTTTACGAGCTTTGTCGTGGGATCGATAATCGCTCCGTTATGACCGACCGCCTTCGTAAATCATTGAGTGTAGAATCAACATTCATGCAGGACTTACAAACCCCTCAAGACTGTTTAGAACAAGTACCCGATCTCTATCAAAGATTGATGGTCCGCTATGAAAAAATCTCTGGCAACTACCACAGCAAGAAGCCATTTGTCAAAATCAAATTTGCTGACTTTATGACGACGACAGTTGAAAGCTCGCTTTATAAAGCGTTCGACATAAGCACTTACGAGGCTTTAATCAGGACGGGATGGGAACGTAAAAAAACGGCTGTTCGCCTGCTTGGAATCGGCATGAGTTTGAGCTCTGGCGAAGAGATTCAACTGACCCTCTTTTGA
- a CDS encoding carbonic anhydrase encodes MKPNFFLLLFLLVFSSASIQATSECECGSKHDWHYLQKLNRKFIKNPKYIKQRKKTANGQNPAFVVLSCADSRTPPELIFNQGLGSIFCPRVAGNTAGDQVVDSIAFAVDTWNVTTVVVMGHENCGAVSGALDRLRLNGGVIDPENGVLNAVLIPIEKAIVDAGIDIYGPNALEESTRANIAYAARQLMEKSAIISNAVQNGQIIIVGSVYSLKTGKAKEIFVIDNCIEG; translated from the coding sequence ATGAAACCTAATTTTTTTTTACTACTATTCTTGCTCGTCTTTTCGAGCGCCTCGATTCAAGCGACATCGGAATGTGAATGCGGTTCTAAGCACGATTGGCACTATCTACAAAAATTGAATCGGAAATTTATTAAGAATCCAAAATACATCAAACAAAGAAAGAAAACTGCAAATGGTCAAAATCCTGCTTTTGTCGTCCTCTCCTGTGCCGATTCAAGAACGCCTCCCGAGCTTATTTTCAATCAAGGGCTGGGTAGCATTTTTTGTCCCCGTGTAGCTGGGAATACGGCTGGCGATCAGGTAGTCGATAGTATTGCCTTCGCAGTTGACACTTGGAACGTCACGACAGTCGTAGTGATGGGTCATGAGAATTGCGGCGCTGTTAGCGGCGCACTCGATCGCTTAAGACTAAACGGCGGTGTGATAGATCCGGAAAATGGCGTCTTGAATGCTGTCCTTATTCCTATCGAAAAAGCCATTGTTGATGCAGGCATTGATATTTACGGTCCAAATGCACTCGAAGAGTCTACAAGAGCCAATATTGCTTATGCAGCAAGGCAATTGATGGAAAAATCGGCTATTATTTCAAATGCAGTACAAAACGGCCAAATCATTATTGTTGGATCGGTTTACAGCCTGAAAACCGGAAAAGCGAAAGAAATCTTCGTCATCGATAATTGCATAGAAGGTTAG
- the dnaB gene encoding replicative DNA helicase, translated as MVESNVKVKVAPHSKESEMMVLGCMLTSVNGLNIAADGLDDSDFYFTEHKIIFQILKTSYKKDKPADIHLVAEELKRQDKLSAVGGVAYLATLAQYAGTSAFIEEYVELVQNKSVLRKMIHAAQMIEKTALEEPLDVQASLDEAQQLLFKISQASSPSAGVIIQDIFSGLRSESGVPYLKELQEKQEKYALKGPEDSGISGLPSHFVDFDKMVNGLNNSNLMILAARPAMGKTSFAINIAENVCFKNKIPVGIFSLEMSAEQLVHRIVCSQAEVESDKIKTGALNGMEYQRIVGAVNEMQKHVMIIDDQAGLKITDLRARARRMKESYGIGLLIIDYLQLLSGSGSNRNSESRQNEISEISRMLKNLARELNIPIICLSQLSRKVEERPGHRPMMSDLRESGSIEQDSDIVMFLLRREYYDPLDKPGMAELIVAKNRHGSVGSVNLTFRKEFAQFVNYTPVKYDAMDMDPDAEQAFSHFSPQ; from the coding sequence ATGGTAGAATCAAACGTCAAAGTCAAAGTTGCTCCTCACTCAAAAGAATCGGAAATGATGGTGCTCGGCTGCATGCTGACCAGCGTCAATGGCCTCAATATTGCGGCCGATGGCTTGGATGATTCTGACTTTTATTTTACCGAACATAAAATCATCTTTCAAATCCTTAAGACTTCCTATAAGAAAGATAAGCCGGCCGATATCCATCTCGTTGCCGAAGAACTCAAGCGACAAGACAAGCTGAGCGCAGTAGGTGGCGTAGCTTATCTTGCAACGCTTGCTCAATACGCAGGAACATCAGCCTTCATTGAAGAGTATGTTGAATTGGTGCAGAACAAGTCTGTCTTGCGCAAGATGATACACGCCGCGCAGATGATAGAAAAAACTGCCCTGGAAGAGCCGTTAGATGTTCAAGCTTCCCTTGATGAGGCGCAGCAGCTGCTCTTTAAAATCAGCCAGGCTTCCAGTCCGTCTGCTGGTGTCATTATTCAAGACATTTTCTCTGGCTTGCGTTCTGAATCGGGCGTTCCTTATTTAAAAGAGCTTCAAGAAAAGCAAGAAAAGTATGCATTAAAAGGGCCCGAAGACTCAGGCATTAGCGGACTCCCCTCTCACTTCGTCGATTTTGACAAAATGGTCAATGGATTGAATAACTCGAACCTAATGATTCTAGCTGCCCGTCCTGCAATGGGAAAAACCTCCTTTGCAATCAACATTGCCGAAAATGTCTGCTTCAAGAATAAAATCCCAGTCGGAATATTCTCTCTCGAAATGTCTGCCGAACAGCTTGTGCATCGCATTGTGTGCTCGCAAGCCGAAGTGGAATCCGATAAGATCAAGACAGGCGCTTTAAATGGCATGGAGTATCAACGCATCGTCGGCGCCGTCAACGAAATGCAAAAACATGTCATGATCATCGACGATCAAGCGGGATTAAAGATCACCGACCTTCGCGCAAGAGCCCGCCGCATGAAGGAAAGCTATGGCATAGGCCTCCTGATCATCGATTACCTTCAACTTCTTTCAGGTTCGGGTTCAAATCGCAATTCAGAAAGCCGCCAGAATGAAATTTCTGAAATTTCCCGCATGCTCAAAAACCTAGCGCGCGAGCTCAATATCCCCATCATCTGCCTTTCTCAGCTATCGCGAAAAGTAGAAGAGCGGCCCGGCCATAGACCTATGATGAGTGACTTGCGCGAAAGTGGAAGTATCGAGCAAGACTCCGATATCGTCATGTTCCTTTTGCGAAGAGAATATTACGATCCATTAGACAAACCAGGCATGGCCGAACTCATCGTCGCCAAAAACCGTCACGGAAGCGTGGGCAGTGTCAACCTGACCTTCCGCAAAGAATTTGCCCAGTTTGTCAACTATACCCCTGTCAAATATGACGCCATGGATATGGATCCAGATGCCGAACAGGCCTTCAGTCATTTTTCGCCGCAATAA
- a CDS encoding aldo/keto reductase, which translates to MQQRRLGASLLTVSAIGLGCMGMSEFYGPAAAEESIATIHRALDLGLNFLDTADMYGSGKNEELIGQAIRRKHDQIIVATKFGILRSQGPNANAVSGKPEYVRMACEASLRRLKVEAIDLYYQHRVDPHTPIEYTVEAMSQLVKEGKVRYLGLSEASSSTLRRAHQVHPITALQTEYSLWSRDPEEDVFDTCRELGVGFVAYSPLGRGFLTGKIKSVNELAEDDYRRQTPRFQGNNFQQNLALVHAIEAMAAKKDCTPSQLALAWVLAQKDEIIPIPGTKQVRYLEENLKALSIHLSHKDLEDLNQIAPKGIAAGKRYCDSLMPNMNV; encoded by the coding sequence ATACAACAAAGGCGCCTTGGAGCAAGCCTATTAACCGTCTCTGCCATCGGCTTGGGATGCATGGGAATGTCAGAATTCTACGGACCTGCGGCCGCTGAAGAATCGATTGCCACAATTCACCGTGCACTCGATCTAGGCCTTAACTTTTTAGATACGGCAGATATGTACGGCTCGGGTAAAAATGAAGAGCTCATCGGACAAGCCATTCGTCGCAAGCACGATCAAATCATAGTGGCTACTAAATTTGGAATCCTTCGCTCCCAAGGCCCTAATGCAAATGCCGTTTCTGGGAAGCCTGAATATGTACGAATGGCTTGCGAAGCCAGCTTGAGGCGCTTAAAAGTTGAAGCAATCGATCTTTATTATCAGCATCGGGTTGATCCTCATACCCCTATAGAATACACCGTAGAGGCAATGTCTCAACTCGTCAAGGAAGGAAAAGTGCGCTATTTAGGGCTTTCAGAAGCCTCTTCATCGACTTTGCGTCGGGCTCATCAAGTCCATCCGATCACTGCCTTGCAGACAGAATACTCTCTTTGGAGCCGCGATCCGGAAGAGGATGTTTTTGACACTTGCCGCGAGCTCGGGGTAGGATTTGTTGCTTATAGCCCTTTAGGAAGAGGATTTTTAACTGGTAAAATCAAAAGTGTCAATGAACTTGCAGAAGACGATTACAGGAGGCAAACACCCCGTTTTCAAGGCAATAATTTTCAGCAAAATTTAGCCCTGGTACACGCCATCGAAGCCATGGCTGCAAAAAAGGATTGCACCCCCTCTCAACTAGCTTTAGCATGGGTATTGGCTCAAAAAGACGAGATCATCCCAATTCCTGGAACTAAGCAGGTGCGTTATTTAGAAGAAAATCTTAAGGCTCTATCAATCCACTTGTCCCATAAAGACTTGGAGGATTTGAATCAAATCGCTCCAAAGGGAATTGCGGCCGGCAAGCGGTATTGCGATTCACTCATGCCCAACATGAATGTTTAG
- a CDS encoding ribonucleoside-diphosphate reductase subunit alpha, protein MFVMKRDGRKEPIKFDKITARIQKLCYGLDPIHVSPIVLAMKVIEGIYDGVTTSALDNLAAEVAATMTATHPDYALLASRIAISNLQKNTHKSFSRTIDELYHYTDPKTQKPAPLIAEEVHAIIQQHAACLDSTLIYDRDFGFDYFGFKTLEKSYLLKMHGKVAERPQHMLMRVAIGIHREDIESAIETYHLMSERWFIHATPTLFNAGTPKPQMSSCFLLQIKEDSIEGIFDTLKQCAKISQSAGGIGLSIHDVRATGSYIRGTGGTSNGILPMLRVFNDTARYVDQGGGKRKGSFAIYLEPWHADILDFLDLRKNHGKEEVRARDLFTALWIPDLFMKRVEEGGDWSLFCPNEAPGLNLCWGKEFESLYIRYEKEGRARKTIKAQELWFKTLESQIETGNPYLVYKDACNRKSNQQNLGTIQSSNLCAEIVEYTSADEIAVCNLASLALPRFVKEGVFDHQKLYEVTRVVTKNLNRIIDYNDYPVEGARNSNLRHRPLGIGVQGLADVFILLRMPFESKEAQELNQAIFETIYYAALSSSKDLAKSEGRYSSYEGSPISQGILQYDMWGIKPSNRWDWELLKREIAQYGVRNSLLLAPMPTASTSQILGNNECFEPYTSNLYTRRVLSGEFIVVNKHLLRDLVRLGLWSDRLKNQIIAANGSIQSIDSIPASIKALYKTVWEIKQKTLIDMAADRGAFICQSHSLNLFIQNPTFAKLSSMHFYAWKKGLKTGQYYLRTKAAADAIKFTVEHKADALASSPACSLTPEEGCLSCSG, encoded by the coding sequence ATGTTTGTCATGAAACGAGATGGAAGAAAAGAACCCATCAAATTCGATAAAATTACAGCGCGCATTCAAAAGCTTTGCTATGGACTCGACCCCATTCACGTCAGTCCGATCGTTCTAGCCATGAAGGTCATCGAAGGTATCTACGATGGAGTAACAACAAGTGCGCTAGACAACTTGGCGGCCGAGGTTGCTGCTACGATGACTGCCACGCATCCGGATTACGCCTTGCTGGCCTCCCGCATTGCCATTTCTAATCTTCAAAAAAATACGCATAAGTCTTTTTCGCGCACAATCGACGAGCTTTACCACTACACCGATCCCAAAACCCAAAAGCCAGCTCCTTTGATTGCAGAAGAGGTGCATGCGATCATCCAACAGCATGCAGCATGCCTCGACTCTACTTTAATTTATGACCGTGATTTCGGCTTTGATTACTTTGGATTTAAGACCCTGGAAAAATCCTACCTGCTAAAAATGCATGGCAAGGTGGCCGAGCGTCCCCAACACATGCTCATGAGAGTTGCTATTGGGATTCACAGAGAGGATATTGAATCAGCCATCGAAACCTACCACTTGATGAGCGAAAGATGGTTCATTCATGCGACTCCAACGCTCTTTAATGCAGGAACGCCCAAGCCTCAAATGTCTTCTTGCTTCCTGTTACAGATCAAAGAAGACAGCATAGAAGGCATTTTTGACACGCTGAAACAGTGTGCTAAAATATCCCAATCGGCCGGCGGGATTGGACTTAGTATTCACGATGTACGGGCAACAGGCTCATACATCAGGGGAACAGGCGGAACCTCAAATGGCATCCTTCCTATGCTGCGGGTCTTTAACGATACGGCTCGTTATGTCGATCAAGGCGGTGGAAAGCGCAAAGGATCCTTTGCCATTTATTTAGAGCCATGGCATGCCGACATTTTAGATTTTCTAGACCTACGTAAAAACCATGGCAAAGAAGAAGTGCGTGCACGTGACCTCTTTACGGCCCTTTGGATCCCTGACCTCTTCATGAAGCGCGTCGAAGAAGGAGGCGATTGGTCCTTGTTTTGCCCGAATGAAGCCCCAGGCTTAAATCTTTGCTGGGGAAAAGAATTTGAGTCGCTCTACATCCGCTACGAAAAGGAAGGACGGGCACGTAAAACAATCAAGGCTCAGGAGCTATGGTTTAAGACATTAGAATCTCAAATCGAAACAGGCAACCCATACCTTGTTTACAAAGATGCCTGCAATCGGAAGTCGAATCAACAAAACTTGGGAACCATTCAATCGAGCAATCTATGCGCCGAAATCGTCGAATACACCTCTGCCGACGAAATAGCCGTTTGCAATCTCGCTTCTTTGGCGCTTCCTCGCTTTGTTAAAGAGGGTGTATTTGACCATCAAAAGCTTTATGAAGTGACAAGAGTCGTGACTAAAAATCTCAACCGGATTATTGACTACAATGATTATCCGGTTGAAGGGGCGCGCAACTCCAACCTGCGCCATCGCCCGCTTGGAATAGGTGTACAAGGATTGGCAGACGTTTTCATCTTACTTCGGATGCCTTTTGAATCAAAAGAAGCCCAAGAGCTCAATCAAGCCATTTTTGAAACGATCTACTACGCCGCTTTATCATCCTCCAAAGATTTAGCTAAAAGCGAAGGCCGCTACTCAAGTTATGAGGGATCTCCCATCTCCCAAGGAATATTGCAATACGACATGTGGGGAATAAAGCCGAGCAATCGCTGGGATTGGGAACTCTTGAAACGGGAAATTGCCCAATATGGCGTACGCAATTCCTTGCTTCTGGCTCCCATGCCTACGGCCTCCACCTCACAGATTTTGGGTAATAATGAATGCTTTGAGCCTTACACCTCCAACCTCTATACGCGCCGCGTCTTATCAGGCGAATTCATCGTCGTCAATAAACATTTACTACGCGATTTGGTACGCTTAGGCCTTTGGAGTGATCGGCTAAAAAATCAAATCATTGCTGCCAATGGGTCCATTCAATCCATAGATAGCATTCCTGCATCCATCAAAGCACTTTACAAAACTGTTTGGGAAATTAAGCAAAAAACCTTGATCGACATGGCAGCCGACCGCGGAGCCTTCATCTGCCAGTCCCATTCTCTCAATTTGTTTATTCAAAATCCAACGTTTGCCAAATTGAGCTCCATGCATTTTTATGCTTGGAAAAAAGGACTCAAAACAGGCCAGTACTACTTAAGAACTAAGGCCGCCGCCGATGCTATCAAATTTACCGTTGAACACAAGGCAGACGCTTTAGCATCCTCTCCAGCCTGCTCTTTGACTCCTGAAGAGGGATGTTTAAGCTGTAGCGGATAG
- a CDS encoding cupin domain-containing protein produces MTNRLKMNLEETHPQVQTKGGTVKMSNDFLMPALDRLAMYSLMLEPKGAREPHWHPNAHELNYLISGQARITLLSPNGGVDTFDMVPGDMSFLPRGYLHHIANTGDSKALFAIFFNHAAPSDIGLSGCLGAYSNEVLASLFNVPSSYFEHLPKYQHDLFVVGGG; encoded by the coding sequence ATGACAAATCGCTTGAAAATGAATCTGGAAGAGACTCATCCTCAAGTCCAAACAAAAGGAGGGACGGTGAAGATGAGCAATGACTTTTTGATGCCTGCCTTAGATAGGCTGGCAATGTATAGCCTAATGCTGGAGCCCAAAGGTGCAAGAGAGCCCCACTGGCATCCTAATGCGCATGAATTGAACTATCTCATCAGCGGACAAGCGCGCATTACTTTGCTTTCGCCAAACGGCGGGGTTGATACCTTTGACATGGTACCTGGAGACATGAGTTTTTTACCGCGAGGTTATTTGCATCACATTGCGAATACAGGCGATTCAAAGGCCCTTTTTGCCATCTTTTTTAACCACGCTGCGCCCTCAGATATTGGATTATCGGGGTGTTTGGGAGCCTACTCAAATGAAGTGCTAGCTTCACTATTTAACGTTCCGAGTTCCTACTTTGAGCATTTGCCTAAGTACCAACACGACCTATTTGTCGTAGGGGGCGGATAA
- a CDS encoding ribonucleoside-diphosphate reductase small subunit, translating to MTHLEPLLQENKDRFVLFPIKHHAIWNMYKQAEASFWTAEEIDLSIDIQDWERKLNDDEKHFIKHVLAFFAASDGIVNENLAVNFMNEVQYPEARCFYGFQIMIENIHSEAYSLLIDTYIKDLKEKNYLFHALENVPCVSKKGHWALRWISQGSFAERLVAFAAVEGIFFSGSFCSIFWLKKRGLMPGLSFANELISRDEGLHCDFACLLYSQLSYPLPDEVVQAIIANAVAIEKEFVVDALPVKLIGMNAEMMCQYIEFVADRLLVALGCAKIYHATNPFDFMELISLQGKTNFFERRVSEYQKSGVMAHKEAHVFTLSEEF from the coding sequence ATGACTCATTTAGAACCCCTTTTACAAGAAAACAAAGATCGATTCGTTTTATTCCCCATTAAACATCATGCGATCTGGAATATGTACAAACAGGCTGAAGCCAGCTTTTGGACGGCCGAAGAGATCGACTTATCGATTGATATTCAAGATTGGGAAAGAAAACTCAACGACGATGAGAAACACTTTATCAAGCATGTATTAGCCTTTTTTGCAGCAAGCGATGGGATTGTCAACGAAAATTTAGCCGTCAATTTCATGAATGAAGTGCAATATCCAGAAGCGCGCTGCTTTTACGGTTTTCAGATCATGATTGAGAATATTCATTCGGAAGCCTATTCCCTCTTGATCGACACCTACATCAAAGATCTCAAAGAGAAAAATTACCTTTTTCATGCTTTGGAGAATGTTCCCTGCGTCTCTAAAAAAGGGCATTGGGCTCTTCGTTGGATTAGCCAAGGCAGCTTTGCTGAAAGGCTCGTTGCCTTTGCAGCAGTGGAAGGAATCTTCTTTTCAGGCAGCTTCTGCTCTATTTTCTGGCTTAAAAAACGAGGATTGATGCCAGGTCTAAGCTTTGCCAATGAACTCATCTCCCGCGATGAAGGACTGCACTGCGATTTTGCCTGCCTACTCTACTCACAGCTTTCCTATCCCCTTCCAGATGAAGTCGTGCAAGCCATCATCGCCAATGCTGTGGCAATCGAAAAAGAATTTGTCGTCGATGCCCTGCCGGTCAAACTCATTGGCATGAATGCCGAAATGATGTGTCAATACATAGAATTTGTGGCCGACAGGCTCTTAGTCGCCCTCGGCTGCGCGAAGATCTACCACGCCACCAATCCATTCGATTTCATGGAATTGATCTCTTTGCAAGGTAAAACCAACTTTTTTGAAAGAAGAGTCTCTGAATATCAAAAGTCTGGCGTCATGGCCCATAAAGAGGCCCATGTCTTTACCTTGTCTGAAGAATTTTAA
- a CDS encoding sodium:solute symporter family transporter, which translates to MNISIFITLVVVIQLMCFFAGKRATKNLNTQSDYFLAGKEVRFFPLLMTFVATQIGGGLILGSAEEAYRYGWSVMLYPMGACLGFVLLATGIGKKMAQFQVSTVAQLFEVVYQSRLLKQLASLLSIVSLFMILVAQVIASKKFMVSLGVDQPILFMAFWALIIVYTVMGGLKAVVSIDIIQALFFIAVFAGGFFYVLYFQDSAWTLAWQGGLGGGAFDYNVSKLSGWLLMPLLFMVIEQDMAQRCFAAQSPRVVTQAAACAAVCTLTVCIIPIFFGILGKQMDLAVPEGSSVFMEAVKAVTNPTFAAFLGCAVLMAIISTAISLLNAVSSNLSQDFDFTTLVKLDSVAISRWLTAGVGSAAFIGSFLFLDKLSIS; encoded by the coding sequence ATGAATATTTCGATCTTTATTACTCTCGTTGTTGTCATTCAATTGATGTGCTTTTTTGCAGGCAAAAGAGCCACCAAAAATCTAAACACGCAAAGCGATTATTTTTTAGCTGGCAAAGAGGTACGCTTTTTCCCCTTGCTAATGACTTTTGTTGCGACACAAATTGGAGGGGGTCTTATACTAGGATCGGCCGAGGAGGCCTATCGTTATGGTTGGAGCGTCATGCTTTATCCTATGGGAGCCTGCTTGGGATTCGTCCTCTTGGCTACCGGCATTGGAAAAAAAATGGCTCAATTTCAAGTCTCGACGGTGGCTCAATTATTCGAAGTCGTCTATCAATCACGCCTCCTCAAGCAATTAGCTTCTTTGCTATCGATTGTGTCGCTCTTCATGATTCTGGTGGCTCAAGTCATTGCCTCTAAGAAGTTTATGGTTAGTTTAGGCGTCGATCAACCTATCCTCTTCATGGCTTTTTGGGCCTTGATCATTGTCTACACAGTGATGGGCGGATTAAAGGCCGTTGTTTCGATAGACATTATACAAGCCCTTTTCTTTATTGCCGTTTTTGCCGGAGGTTTTTTCTATGTCCTCTACTTTCAAGATTCTGCATGGACTCTTGCTTGGCAAGGGGGGCTCGGGGGGGGGGCTTTCGACTATAATGTTTCGAAGTTGAGTGGTTGGCTTCTCATGCCATTGCTTTTCATGGTTATCGAACAAGACATGGCTCAGCGCTGCTTTGCGGCGCAATCGCCCCGTGTTGTGACACAAGCTGCAGCTTGTGCAGCCGTTTGCACTTTGACCGTTTGCATCATTCCGATCTTTTTTGGGATCTTAGGCAAGCAAATGGATCTTGCTGTGCCAGAGGGATCGAGCGTTTTCATGGAAGCCGTTAAAGCGGTGACTAATCCAACGTTTGCCGCCTTTCTGGGCTGTGCGGTCTTGATGGCGATTATTTCAACAGCCATTTCTTTGCTGAATGCTGTGAGTTCCAATCTCAGCCAGGACTTTGACTTTACAACCCTTGTCAAGTTGGATAGTGTGGCTATTTCCCGCTGGCTGACAGCCGGTGTTGGCTCGGCGGCTTTCATTGGGTCATTTCTTTTTTTGGACAAATTGTCGATCTCTTGA
- a CDS encoding cupin domain-containing protein: MVSSHRFQVDATPPQKQTTGGSRTDVTQQELAVLKGISLSLLRLHPKGIREPHWHPNANELSYCLEGRALMTVFSPGAVHDTFVIEPGALAFVPMGSIHHIENIGEEPVKLLICFDHEMPEDLNLSSSVAVMPSEILGETFRQKPDFF, translated from the coding sequence ATGGTTTCTTCTCACCGCTTTCAAGTCGATGCAACTCCTCCCCAGAAACAAACGACGGGAGGGAGCCGCACAGACGTTACCCAACAAGAGTTAGCCGTTTTGAAGGGGATTTCGCTCTCGCTTTTACGCCTTCATCCAAAGGGTATTCGAGAGCCTCACTGGCATCCTAATGCCAATGAGCTTAGCTATTGTTTGGAAGGGCGTGCCTTGATGACTGTTTTTAGTCCAGGAGCTGTGCACGACACCTTCGTGATCGAGCCTGGAGCCCTGGCTTTTGTTCCCATGGGATCGATTCACCACATCGAAAATATTGGAGAAGAGCCTGTTAAATTGCTCATTTGCTTTGATCATGAAATGCCTGAAGACTTGAATCTCAGCTCTTCAGTGGCAGTTATGCCTTCAGAAATTTTGGGAGAAACATTTAGACAGAAGCCTGACTTTTTCTAA
- a CDS encoding DMT family transporter produces MVIYTLPQPNILKGSSYALLAFFLMAIFGVLTKSASVEGSIYWVSLLTYATGLALMFPMVYKEGVEAFRTSHIGYHLGRVGFGLAASLLYTLSLREVPLVNATLLFNAAPLFIPILSLFMLKQKVSMFTWWAVLVGFIGIVIIIKPTASIVEHPGNVIGLASGISLAIAYVFIKMLSPTDSIERIVFYFFFFSTCIQLLFLPSFSDQPPSWHTIGFSLAAGIAFYYAQMSLAKAYEYATAPEVGTFQYSSVVFVGILDWMIWKQVPPISDLLGVLLVIVAGFLIMKNSNLSKKVSLPISPYDSTNSNPFEN; encoded by the coding sequence TTGGTCATCTATACTCTTCCTCAACCCAATATCCTTAAAGGCAGCTCTTATGCTCTTCTGGCTTTTTTTCTCATGGCCATATTTGGAGTATTGACGAAAAGTGCAAGTGTTGAAGGGTCGATTTATTGGGTTAGTCTGCTGACGTATGCAACAGGCCTTGCCTTGATGTTCCCCATGGTTTATAAAGAGGGGGTGGAGGCCTTTAGAACCTCTCATATTGGCTATCATTTGGGCCGGGTGGGATTCGGATTGGCTGCAAGCCTTCTCTATACCCTTTCTTTAAGGGAAGTTCCGCTGGTTAATGCGACGCTCCTTTTCAATGCGGCTCCTCTTTTCATCCCCATTCTTTCTCTTTTTATGCTAAAGCAAAAAGTATCTATGTTTACCTGGTGGGCTGTTTTGGTTGGATTCATTGGCATTGTGATCATTATTAAACCAACTGCTTCGATTGTGGAGCATCCTGGCAATGTGATTGGTTTGGCATCAGGCATTTCACTGGCCATTGCTTACGTATTTATTAAAATGCTATCGCCAACCGATTCGATTGAACGCATTGTTTTTTATTTTTTCTTTTTTTCTACTTGCATCCAGCTTCTTTTTCTCCCTTCTTTTTCCGATCAACCACCCTCTTGGCATACCATTGGCTTTTCACTAGCTGCTGGAATTGCCTTTTATTATGCACAAATGAGCTTGGCAAAGGCCTACGAATATGCGACTGCACCTGAAGTTGGAACTTTTCAATATTCTTCGGTTGTTTTTGTCGGGATTCTCGATTGGATGATTTGGAAGCAAGTGCCTCCTATTTCAGATTTGCTTGGCGTCTTACTAGTCATCGTGGCTGGATTTCTAATCATGAAAAATTCTAATTTGTCTAAAAAAGTATCGCTGCCCATTTCCCCTTACGATTCAACCAATTCCAATCCATTTGAGAATTAG